A genomic segment from Paenibacillus sp. FSL K6-1096 encodes:
- the sdaAB gene encoding L-serine ammonia-lyase, iron-sulfur-dependent subunit beta, translating into MRFKDVFSIIGPAMVGPSSSHTAGAARIGRAARQVLGELPREAEVTFFGSFAATYQGHGTDRAIAGGLLDFATDDPRLPDSIELAAEAGMEVTFGQGTGLFPHPNTVRLRLVGSENGTELTLTGTSIGGGNIEIVDIDGFSVKLTGMYPTVLIQHMDYLGVLASVTDVMRTGQFNIGHMSLDRKNRSGAALTVLELDEAATGELLQNLRALPAVKTVKVVDLNEKVQDQKGKDITS; encoded by the coding sequence ATGCGGTTTAAAGATGTGTTCTCAATTATTGGTCCGGCGATGGTCGGGCCTTCCAGCTCGCATACGGCAGGGGCGGCCCGGATCGGCAGAGCGGCCAGACAGGTGCTGGGGGAATTGCCCCGGGAGGCGGAGGTTACTTTCTTCGGCTCTTTTGCCGCTACCTATCAGGGACACGGGACGGACCGGGCGATTGCCGGAGGACTGCTGGACTTCGCCACCGACGACCCCAGGCTGCCGGATTCTATCGAGCTTGCAGCGGAGGCCGGAATGGAGGTCACCTTCGGGCAGGGAACGGGTCTGTTCCCGCATCCCAACACGGTCCGCCTGCGTCTGGTCGGCAGTGAGAACGGGACCGAGCTGACGCTTACCGGCACCTCGATCGGCGGGGGGAATATTGAGATTGTAGATATTGACGGCTTCAGTGTGAAGCTGACCGGCATGTACCCGACCGTGCTGATTCAGCATATGGACTATCTGGGTGTGCTGGCCAGTGTTACAGATGTTATGCGGACAGGGCAGTTCAACATCGGGCATATGTCGCTGGACCGGAAAAACCGCAGCGGAGCCGCACTTACAGTGCTGGAGCTGGACGAGGCGGCCACCGGTGAGCTGCTGCAGAATCTGCGGGCGCTGCCTGCCGTGAAGACGGTCAAGGTGGTTGATTTGAACGAGAAGGTACAAGATCAGAAGGGGAAGGACATCACATCATGA
- the sdaAA gene encoding L-serine ammonia-lyase, iron-sulfur-dependent, subunit alpha, which translates to MNFQTLSELAVLCGERGLGIGALMLEEQSAESGRSKEQEFATMREYYGVMKEAVHRGMTEDTTSRSGLTGLDAQRVAAYNAADEPSLGGPAGRAMAYALAVSEVNASMGRIIATPTAGSCGIIPGVFLSCQERFGWEDDYMVSGLFAAGAIGYVIANNSFVSGAEGGCQAEVGSAIGMAAGALTEMRGGTPAQAVHAVGLALKNTLGLICDPVGGLVEIPCIVRNGFGAVTALAAADMALAGVRSVIPSDEVIKVMLEVGSAMPEKHRETAGGGLAQTPTGRRIMKDLRKPK; encoded by the coding sequence ATGAATTTTCAAACACTCAGCGAATTAGCTGTATTATGCGGGGAGCGCGGACTCGGCATCGGCGCGCTGATGCTGGAGGAGCAGAGCGCGGAATCCGGGCGCTCCAAGGAGCAGGAATTCGCGACAATGCGCGAGTATTACGGCGTGATGAAAGAGGCGGTCCACCGCGGTATGACCGAGGACACCACCTCGCGCAGCGGACTGACCGGCCTGGACGCCCAGCGGGTGGCGGCTTATAATGCGGCGGATGAGCCTAGTCTCGGCGGCCCGGCCGGCCGGGCGATGGCGTATGCCCTGGCCGTCTCCGAGGTGAACGCCTCGATGGGCCGGATTATTGCCACTCCGACGGCAGGGTCCTGCGGCATCATTCCCGGCGTATTCCTAAGCTGCCAGGAGCGCTTCGGCTGGGAGGATGATTACATGGTGTCCGGGCTGTTCGCCGCCGGGGCGATCGGCTATGTAATTGCGAACAACTCCTTCGTCTCGGGAGCGGAGGGCGGCTGCCAGGCCGAGGTAGGCTCGGCCATCGGCATGGCGGCGGGGGCGCTGACTGAGATGCGCGGCGGAACGCCGGCACAGGCGGTACATGCTGTAGGCCTTGCGCTGAAGAACACCCTGGGACTGATCTGCGATCCCGTAGGCGGGCTGGTGGAGATTCCCTGCATCGTGCGCAACGGCTTCGGTGCCGTTACGGCGCTTGCGGCGGCGGATATGGCGCTGGCCGGCGTGCGCAGCGTCATCCCTTCCGATGAGGTCATCAAGGTGATGCTGGAGGTTGGCTCTGCCATGCCTGAGAAGCACCGCGAGACTGCCGGGGGCGGGCTGGCGCAGACGCCGACCGGCCGCCGGATTATGAAGGATCTGCGGAAGCCCAAGTAA
- a CDS encoding YwbE family protein translates to MNGQVRADIRSGLQVEIVLKQDQATGKLTQGTVKDILTNSPRHPHGIKVRLADGQVGRVKNIIG, encoded by the coding sequence ATGAACGGGCAAGTCAGAGCCGATATCCGTTCCGGGCTTCAGGTCGAGATCGTACTGAAGCAGGACCAGGCAACCGGCAAGCTCACACAGGGCACGGTGAAGGACATTCTGACGAACTCGCCCCGCCACCCGCACGGCATCAAGGTGCGGCTTGCTGACGGGCAGGTCGGACGGGTCAAGAATATCATCGGCTGA
- a CDS encoding HNH endonuclease, with amino-acid sequence MDRYGVMPLLPNTLMTEIISPPSKKCAYCHQLKPLSEFRRRTGKRSKGASRRGACRACRKLREAAAAAAAAVPGPPVHPSSAPALPERPAGPGPAKRDKALASVSGAAGAAPAKPPGSQPRPPGRGSAPASGAKGPKGKGRSRSAAETGRSLPPQRGPKPDPQDASALVPSAKGMILMRGHSDKGRRWHQEIDLELAVTLVKEHAAVVVNRRTIRRLFSNKDFRAYILNRDNYTCYFCGLYGDTIDHLLPRAKGGHTTPDNCVCACNLCNQTKADQSLEQFLGR; translated from the coding sequence TTGGACAGGTACGGCGTAATGCCGCTTCTGCCGAATACACTTATGACCGAAATCATTTCACCTCCATCCAAAAAATGCGCTTATTGCCATCAGCTGAAGCCGCTCTCCGAATTCCGCAGACGCACCGGCAAACGCTCCAAGGGAGCATCCCGGCGCGGAGCCTGCCGGGCCTGCCGCAAGCTCCGCGAGGCGGCCGCGGCTGCGGCGGCAGCCGTACCCGGCCCGCCGGTGCATCCAAGCTCCGCGCCGGCGCTGCCGGAACGCCCGGCCGGGCCGGGTCCGGCCAAGCGGGACAAGGCGCTGGCCTCTGTCTCCGGAGCCGCAGGCGCAGCTCCGGCCAAGCCGCCAGGCAGCCAGCCCCGTCCGCCCGGCAGGGGCAGTGCTCCAGCTTCGGGAGCCAAAGGCCCGAAGGGCAAGGGCCGTTCCCGCAGCGCTGCCGAGACAGGCCGCAGCCTGCCGCCGCAGCGCGGGCCGAAGCCTGATCCGCAGGATGCTTCCGCCCTGGTGCCTTCAGCCAAGGGCATGATTCTGATGCGCGGGCACAGCGACAAGGGACGCCGCTGGCATCAGGAGATCGATCTGGAGCTTGCCGTAACGCTGGTCAAGGAGCATGCAGCGGTCGTGGTGAACCGGCGGACCATCCGCCGCCTGTTCAGCAACAAGGACTTCCGGGCCTACATTCTGAACAGGGACAACTACACCTGTTACTTCTGCGGCCTGTACGGGGATACGATCGACCATCTGCTCCCCCGGGCCAAGGGCGGGCATACCACGCCCGACAACTGTGTCTGCGCCTGTAATCTGTGCAACCAGACCAAAGCCGACCAGTCGCTTGAGCAATTCCTGGGGCGGTAA
- a CDS encoding LacI family DNA-binding transcriptional regulator — protein MTTIYDIAKRTGYSPTTVSKAFNNYSDVREKTRQEILRTAQEMGYLPNAHARTLTTKKSWTIGVLFVENTGAGIRHPFFSAVIESFKQVAVAEGYALMFISKDVGGKRSGYLENCRIRGVDGVVVFLSDYEDPYFRELLESDIPTVVLDFETALSHTVCSDNMNGARQAVEYLAQLGHRRIAHISGGGNTYPGEQRELGYRTAMKQLGFEVPEEYVTVGAYYSLESGYGAMKQLMELPQRPTAVFASGDLLALGAVMAAKDLGLKVPEDVSVMGYDDIELAGYVTPALTTVRQDTGLLGTRAAELLLASMNGNGTRASREQEAVVLPVEIVVRDSCAPPGPS, from the coding sequence ATGACCACAATATACGATATTGCCAAAAGGACCGGTTACTCACCAACCACAGTGTCCAAGGCGTTCAATAACTATTCTGATGTGCGGGAGAAGACGCGCCAGGAGATTCTGCGCACCGCCCAGGAGATGGGTTATCTGCCCAACGCCCATGCACGTACACTGACGACCAAGAAGTCGTGGACCATCGGTGTGCTGTTTGTGGAGAATACGGGGGCGGGCATCCGGCATCCTTTTTTCAGCGCGGTGATTGAGAGCTTCAAGCAGGTTGCCGTAGCGGAGGGCTACGCCCTGATGTTCATCTCGAAGGATGTCGGCGGCAAGAGAAGCGGCTATCTGGAGAACTGCCGGATTCGCGGCGTGGATGGCGTGGTGGTGTTCCTCTCGGATTATGAAGACCCGTATTTCCGGGAGCTGCTGGAGAGTGATATCCCTACGGTTGTCCTTGATTTCGAGACGGCGCTGTCCCATACGGTCTGCTCGGATAACATGAATGGTGCGCGGCAGGCTGTTGAATATCTGGCTCAGCTTGGACACCGCAGAATCGCCCATATCTCGGGTGGCGGCAACACCTATCCGGGGGAGCAGCGGGAGCTCGGGTACAGAACGGCCATGAAGCAACTGGGCTTTGAGGTGCCGGAGGAATATGTTACCGTGGGTGCGTATTACTCTCTGGAGAGCGGTTACGGTGCCATGAAGCAGCTAATGGAGCTGCCGCAGCGGCCAACCGCTGTGTTTGCCTCAGGGGACCTGCTGGCGCTCGGCGCGGTGATGGCTGCCAAGGATCTGGGGCTGAAGGTGCCGGAGGATGTATCTGTGATGGGTTATGATGACATTGAGCTTGCCGGCTATGTTACCCCTGCGCTGACCACGGTCCGCCAGGATACCGGGCTGCTCGGCACCCGTGCGGCGGAGCTGCTGCTGGCCTCCATGAACGGAAACGGTACGCGGGCAAGCCGGGAGCAGGAAGCCGTAGTGCTGCCTGTGGAGATTGTTGTTAGGGATTCCTGTGCACCTCCGGGTCCATCCTGA
- a CDS encoding glycoside hydrolase family 30 protein: MTTVQTVVTAKDTADRLSPKKGIRFKTGVPAAAAHLKLHPEQEYQRIIGFGGAFTEAAAYTLSRMSPQKRAEVIRRYFHPVDGLNYTMGRVHIHSCDFALGNYTYVEEGDTELKTFDISRDRKWVLPLIKDAMEQRGGTFTMLASPWSPPAWMKTNGEMNNGGSLKPEYASVWARYYTRFIEAYRKEGVPVWAVSVQNEPAAVQVWDSCVYSAEEERDFVKNHLGPALRDAGMDDVNIVIWDHNRDIMVERVTPVLSDPEAAQYVWGTGIHWYSGEEFGKVEQVHELFPDKHILFTEGCQEGGVRLGEWFTGERYGRNMIGDLNAWTEGYLDWNLVLDETGGPNHVGNLCDAPVIADTNTDEVHYNSSYYYIGHFSKFIAPGAVRIGLESEAAEVLSAAFRNPDGSLAVVLMNEGDEERSLTLELEGETAECVLPAHSIATHVITLG, encoded by the coding sequence ATGACAACTGTTCAAACCGTAGTCACCGCCAAAGATACGGCGGATCGCCTGAGTCCCAAGAAAGGTATCCGCTTCAAGACCGGTGTCCCGGCGGCAGCGGCCCATCTCAAGCTGCACCCGGAGCAGGAGTATCAGCGGATTATCGGCTTCGGCGGCGCGTTCACGGAGGCAGCGGCTTATACCCTGTCGCGGATGAGCCCGCAGAAGCGGGCGGAGGTGATCCGGCGGTATTTTCACCCGGTAGACGGGCTGAATTACACCATGGGGCGTGTGCATATCCATAGCTGCGACTTCGCGCTCGGCAATTACACCTATGTGGAAGAGGGGGATACGGAGCTGAAGACCTTCGATATCTCGCGTGACCGCAAATGGGTGCTGCCGCTGATTAAGGATGCGATGGAGCAGCGCGGCGGAACATTCACGATGCTGGCTTCCCCGTGGAGCCCGCCCGCCTGGATGAAGACGAACGGGGAGATGAATAACGGCGGCTCGCTGAAGCCCGAATATGCGTCCGTCTGGGCACGGTATTACACCCGGTTCATCGAGGCCTACCGCAAGGAAGGCGTTCCGGTCTGGGCAGTGTCGGTGCAGAATGAGCCGGCGGCGGTCCAGGTGTGGGACTCCTGTGTGTACAGTGCCGAGGAAGAGCGGGATTTCGTCAAAAACCATCTCGGCCCCGCCCTCCGCGATGCTGGAATGGACGATGTGAATATCGTCATCTGGGATCATAACCGCGACATTATGGTGGAGCGGGTGACCCCGGTCCTGTCTGACCCGGAAGCTGCCCAATATGTGTGGGGAACGGGCATTCACTGGTACAGCGGTGAGGAGTTCGGCAAGGTGGAGCAGGTGCATGAGCTGTTCCCGGATAAGCATATTCTGTTCACCGAAGGCTGCCAGGAGGGCGGCGTGCGTCTGGGCGAATGGTTCACAGGGGAGCGCTACGGGCGGAATATGATCGGCGATCTGAACGCCTGGACGGAGGGGTATCTGGACTGGAATCTGGTGCTGGATGAGACCGGTGGACCGAACCATGTGGGAAATCTCTGCGACGCTCCGGTGATTGCCGATACGAACACCGATGAGGTGCACTACAACAGCTCGTACTACTACATCGGGCATTTCAGCAAATTCATCGCCCCGGGCGCAGTACGTATTGGCCTGGAGTCGGAAGCGGCAGAGGTGCTGTCGGCGGCGTTCCGTAACCCGGACGGCAGCCTGGCGGTGGTGCTGATGAACGAAGGCGATGAAGAGCGTTCGCTCACGCTAGAGCTGGAGGGCGAGACCGCTGAATGTGTGCTGCCGGCGCATTCGATTGCCACACATGTGATTACGCTGGGTTAG